In one Populus nigra chromosome 12, ddPopNigr1.1, whole genome shotgun sequence genomic region, the following are encoded:
- the LOC133669379 gene encoding bark storage protein A: MSTVNMAALLLLGLLLVMPQQSMQASLIDPIAEIEKSNCRIAHLRLGLVFTSDVNERALQDSGLYSPDSEDSSVDIAGRRFHSGTLNGSSIVYVKTGSHSVNMATTLQILLARFSIHGVIYFGNAGSLDKKTMVPGDVSVPQAVAFTGVWNWKKFGSEKGKLVFGDFNYPENGENLLGTVEYEKINMFSPSEAPKEVFWLPITKSWYNAATEALKDMKLRKCYSDKCLPGKPKVVFGSKSSTSDFYVRNKAYGDFLNDNFDAKTADTASASVALTSLSNEKLFVVFQGVSNVAGETSSNSGVSYLASYNAFLAATKFINSIPTPRLACE; this comes from the exons ATGTCTACAGTCAATATGGCAGCACTGCTGTTGCTTGGGCTGCTGCTGGTTATGCCACAGCAGTCCATGCAAGCGAGTTTGATAGACCCCATTGCTGAAATCGAGAAAAGCAACTGCAGAATCGCACACCTTCGCTTGGGGCTTGTTTTTACCTCTGATGTCAACGAAAGGGCTCTGCAAGACTCTGGACTCTATAGCCCTGACAGTGAAGACTCTTCTGTTGACATTGCGGGCAGAAGGTTCCATAGCGGGACACTAAACGGTTCTTCTATTGTATATGTCAAGACGGGGAGTCATTCA GTAAATATGGCAACAACTTTGCAAATCCTTTTAGCTAGATTCAGCATTCACGGAGTCATCTATTTTGGGAATGCTGGAAGCTTGGATAAGAAAACAATGGTTCCAGGTGATGTTTCTGTGCCGCAGGCTGTTGCCTTCACAGGAGTTTGGAACTGGAAG AAATTCGGATCGGAGAAAGGTAAACTGGTATTTGGAGATTTCAATTATCCAGAGAATGGAGAGAACTTGTTGGGGACTGTAGAGTATgagaaaattaacatgttcTCTCCAAGTGAAGCACCCAAGGAAGTTTTCTGGCTTCCCATCACCAAATCCTGGTATAATGCTGCCACTGAAGCGCTCAAG GATATGAAGTTAAGAAAATGCTATTCTGATAAATGCCTGCCCGGAAAACCCAAAGTTGTCTTTGGATCTAAGAGTTCTACTTCTGATTTTTACGTTCGAAATAAGGCATACGGAGACTTCCTTAACGATAATTTTGATGCAAAAACTGCCGATACAGCAAGTGCTTCTGTAGCTTTG ACATCTCTGTCAAATGAAAAGCTCTTCGTGGTGTTCCAAGGTGTTTCAAATGTAGCTGGTGAAACAAGTTCAAACTCAGGAGTTAGCTATTTAGCCTCCTACAACGCCTTCCTTGCTGCCACCAAGTTCATTAATTCAATTCCTACGCCACGACTTGCTTGTGAGTGA